In Panacibacter ginsenosidivorans, the following proteins share a genomic window:
- a CDS encoding T9SS type A sorting domain-containing protein produces the protein MNNSTLSCLPIGKQSAQNNAYRFMMRIMSIFILVLFSFMSNYAWAQSGAATIISDQVDYAPGTTATLTGSGFQPGETVVLQVLHYDGTSDGGEDHQPWEVNVDENGNFTATWHVCEDDCVGSTLRATADGQSSGLHAECFFTDAIDWTIALPTTTLCPGKKVTLKFTATSTGSTQVGCIRVDIPTGYISPANPTIISSSGFNWNISIITVSGTPTISVQANTSGDRISGSSNNQVVFSIDVIAPSSGSSTWLSKARTAINCSGGGANPTANPTTAVLDNNAPVPNVVALPNATGECSVTVSTAPTATDDCVGSITGTTSDALTYTNQGTYTINWNYDDGNGNISHQSQTVIVKDITAPVVPTLADVTGECEATVTAPTTTDNCAGTVTGTTSDALSYSTQGTHVIHWTFDDDNGNVSHADQNVVIDDVTAPVVPTLADVTGECEATVTVPITTDNCLGAVTGTTSDALSYSTQGTHVIHWTFDDGNGNVSHADQNVVIDDITAPVVPTLADVTGECSATASTAPTTTDNCAGTVTGTTSDALSYSTQGTHVIHWTFDDGNGNVSHADQNVVIDDITAPVVPTLADVTGECEATVTAPTTTDNCAGTVTGTTSDALSYSTQGTHVIHWTFDDGNGNVSHADQNVVIDDITAPVVPTLADVTGECEATASTATTTDNCVGAVTGTTSDALSYSTQGTHVIHWTFDDGNGNVSHADQNVVIDDITAPVVPTLADVTGECEATVTAPTTTDNCAGTVTGTTSDALSYSTQGTHVIHWTFDDGNGNVSHADQNVVIDDITAPVVPTLADVTGECEATASTATTTDNCAGTVTGTTSDALSYSTQGTHVIHWTFDDGNGNVSHADQNVVIDDITAPVVPTLADVTGECEATVTAPTTTDNCAGTVTGTTSDALSYSTQGTHVIHWTFDDGNGNVSHADQNVVIDDITAPVVPTLADVTGECEATASTATTTDNCAGTVTGTTSDALSYSTQGTHVIHWTFDDGNGNSTSANQNVIVHDVTEPAITSLPNIYLSACTNTATWSVPSFNDNCTGATIAQTAGPASGSAFDNGTTTIITYTVTDIGGNQKSCSFTITRAPAFVASSSSTAILCNGGNSTITISATGGTAPYTGTGLFTNGAGSYSYTVTDANGCTSTTTGTITQPTALTATCNLSNTDLYYGYTGDQTTVFSVKPSGGTGPYTVVITMNRALKCNQINDAGDENWIGSAGVNTIGTSCPLYPDSTHGPSPVSTKTITAAGDSAYVKLTLLADANITAIITDANGCVTTCTKHIHADDVRCFGGKSGVVKVTLCHKTGSAKNPCVTICVDEDAVAEHLAHGDFLGKCTADCLPPASVSSTAASITYTGTKIVDPTTEKLNVKILPNPATSVFTLVMQSNSNEPVEIVVADMYGKKLYQIKGSITDTYKFGNNFASGMYIVRVMQGLKTQTVKVIKTKG, from the coding sequence ATGAATAATTCTACCCTAAGTTGTTTGCCAATTGGAAAACAATCAGCACAAAATAACGCCTACCGGTTTATGATGCGCATCATGTCCATCTTTATATTGGTATTATTTTCATTTATGAGCAACTATGCCTGGGCACAATCAGGCGCAGCAACGATAATAAGTGACCAGGTTGATTACGCACCAGGTACTACCGCAACCCTCACTGGTAGCGGTTTTCAGCCCGGAGAAACTGTTGTGCTGCAGGTTTTGCATTACGACGGCACGTCAGATGGTGGAGAAGACCATCAGCCATGGGAAGTAAATGTGGATGAAAATGGAAATTTTACAGCCACTTGGCATGTCTGTGAAGATGATTGTGTTGGTTCTACTTTGCGTGCTACTGCTGATGGACAAAGTTCAGGACTGCATGCGGAATGCTTTTTTACGGACGCAATTGATTGGACTATAGCGTTACCTACAACGACATTGTGCCCTGGTAAAAAAGTTACCTTAAAATTTACTGCAACCAGTACTGGATCTACTCAAGTTGGATGCATACGGGTGGATATTCCTACAGGTTATATATCACCTGCCAATCCAACTATTATATCCTCAAGTGGGTTTAATTGGAATATATCAATAATTACTGTTTCAGGCACTCCTACAATTAGTGTGCAGGCAAATACGAGTGGGGATAGGATTTCAGGTAGCTCAAACAATCAGGTCGTTTTTAGTATTGATGTCATTGCGCCATCTTCTGGATCCAGTACCTGGCTTTCCAAAGCTCGCACCGCAATTAATTGTTCCGGAGGCGGTGCAAATCCTACTGCAAATCCAACAACAGCTGTTTTAGATAATAATGCTCCTGTGCCAAATGTTGTAGCGTTGCCAAATGCAACTGGTGAATGTTCAGTAACGGTATCGACTGCACCAACAGCAACAGACGATTGCGTTGGCAGTATTACAGGAACAACAAGTGATGCATTAACTTACACTAATCAAGGCACCTATACAATAAATTGGAATTATGATGATGGTAATGGCAATATAAGTCATCAGAGCCAAACGGTCATTGTAAAAGATATAACAGCACCCGTTGTTCCGACACTTGCCGATGTTACAGGAGAATGTGAAGCTACAGTAACTGCACCCACCACAACGGATAATTGTGCAGGGACAGTTACAGGAACAACAAGTGATGCACTAAGCTATAGCACACAGGGTACACATGTAATACATTGGACATTTGATGATGACAACGGTAATGTAAGCCATGCTGATCAGAATGTAGTGATAGATGATGTAACAGCACCCGTTGTTCCGACACTTGCCGATGTTACAGGAGAATGTGAAGCTACAGTAACAGTACCCATCACAACGGATAATTGTTTAGGGGCAGTTACAGGTACAACAAGCGATGCACTAAGCTATAGCACGCAGGGTACACATGTAATACATTGGACATTTGATGATGGCAACGGTAATGTAAGCCATGCTGATCAGAATGTAGTGATAGATGATATAACAGCACCCGTTGTTCCGACACTTGCTGATGTTACAGGAGAATGTTCAGCCACAGCATCAACTGCACCCACCACAACGGATAATTGTGCAGGGACAGTTACAGGTACAACAAGTGATGCACTAAGCTATAGCACACAGGGCACACATGTAATACATTGGACATTTGATGATGGCAACGGTAATGTAAGCCATGCTGATCAGAATGTAGTGATAGATGATATAACAGCACCCGTTGTTCCGACACTTGCCGATGTTACAGGAGAATGTGAAGCTACAGTAACTGCACCCACCACAACGGATAATTGTGCAGGGACAGTTACAGGAACAACAAGCGATGCACTAAGCTATAGCACACAGGGTACACATGTAATACATTGGACATTTGATGATGGCAACGGTAATGTAAGCCATGCTGATCAGAATGTAGTGATAGATGATATAACAGCACCTGTTGTTCCAACACTTGCTGATGTTACAGGAGAATGTGAAGCTACAGCATCAACTGCAACCACAACGGATAATTGTGTAGGGGCAGTTACAGGTACAACAAGCGATGCACTAAGCTATAGCACACAGGGCACACATGTAATACATTGGACATTTGATGATGGCAATGGTAATGTAAGCCATGCTGATCAGAATGTAGTGATAGATGATATAACAGCACCCGTTGTTCCGACACTTGCCGATGTTACAGGAGAATGTGAAGCTACAGTAACTGCACCCACCACAACGGATAATTGTGCAGGGACAGTTACAGGAACAACAAGCGATGCACTAAGCTATAGCACACAGGGTACACATGTAATACATTGGACATTTGATGATGGCAACGGTAATGTAAGCCATGCTGATCAGAATGTAGTGATAGATGATATAACAGCACCTGTTGTTCCAACACTTGCTGATGTTACAGGAGAATGTGAAGCTACAGCATCAACTGCAACCACAACGGATAATTGTGCAGGGACAGTTACAGGTACAACAAGCGATGCACTAAGCTATAGCACACAGGGCACACATGTAATACATTGGACATTTGATGATGGCAATGGTAATGTAAGCCATGCTGATCAGAATGTAGTGATAGATGATATAACAGCACCCGTTGTTCCGACACTTGCCGATGTTACAGGAGAATGTGAAGCTACAGTAACTGCACCCACCACAACGGATAATTGTGCAGGGACAGTTACAGGAACAACAAGTGATGCACTAAGCTATAGCACACAGGGTACACATGTAATACATTGGACATTTGATGATGGCAACGGTAATGTAAGCCATGCTGATCAGAATGTAGTGATAGATGATATAACAGCACCTGTTGTTCCAACACTTGCTGATGTTACAGGAGAATGTGAAGCTACAGCATCAACTGCAACCACAACGGATAATTGTGCAGGGACAGTTACAGGTACAACAAGCGATGCACTAAGCTATAGCACACAGGGCACACATGTAATACATTGGACATTTGATGATGGCAACGGTAATTCAACTTCTGCTAATCAGAACGTAATTGTTCATGATGTAACCGAACCAGCAATAACTTCACTACCGAATATATATTTATCAGCTTGTACAAATACAGCTACGTGGTCAGTGCCATCATTTAATGATAATTGTACAGGAGCAACAATTGCACAAACTGCAGGTCCAGCCTCAGGCTCTGCGTTTGACAATGGTACCACAACTATTATTACATATACAGTAACAGATATTGGAGGTAATCAGAAGAGTTGTTCATTTACGATAACCAGAGCTCCAGCATTTGTGGCATCATCATCGTCAACTGCAATCCTCTGCAATGGTGGTAATTCAACTATAACAATAAGTGCAACAGGTGGAACTGCGCCATATACAGGAACGGGACTGTTTACAAATGGTGCAGGCTCATATTCTTATACGGTAACAGATGCCAATGGTTGTACTTCGACAACTACAGGTACAATCACTCAGCCAACGGCATTAACGGCAACTTGTAATCTTAGTAATACAGATCTTTATTACGGTTACACCGGAGATCAAACAACCGTGTTCAGCGTTAAACCATCTGGTGGTACAGGGCCTTACACTGTAGTTATCACTATGAACCGAGCGCTGAAATGCAACCAAATTAATGATGCCGGAGATGAAAACTGGATAGGCAGCGCCGGTGTAAATACAATTGGTACCAGCTGTCCTTTATATCCTGATTCTACGCACGGACCTAGTCCTGTTTCTACTAAAACAATTACAGCTGCCGGTGACTCAGCATATGTTAAGTTAACATTGCTTGCTGATGCAAATATCACTGCTATCATTACAGATGCAAATGGATGTGTAACAACCTGTACTAAGCATATACATGCTGACGACGTTCGGTGTTTTGGAGGTAAGAGCGGAGTAGTGAAAGTTACGCTCTGCCATAAAACCGGCAGTGCAAAGAATCCTTGTGTAACAATTTGTGTGGATGAGGATGCTGTTGCAGAGCATCTTGCACATGGCGACTTTTTGGGTAAGTGTACCGCAGATTGTTTGCCACCGGCTTCTGTTTCAAGCACTGCTGCTTCTATAACTTATACAGGTACAAAGATTGTTGATCCAACAACTGAAAAGCTAAATGTGAAAATACTGCCTAATCCTGCAACATCAGTATTTACATTGGTAATGCAAAGCAATTCCAATGAACCAGTAGAAATTGTTGTAGCGGATATGTATGGCAAGAAACTATACCAGATAAAAGGCAGTATTACAGACACATATAAATTTGGAAACAATTTTGCTTCCGGAATGTACATTGTAAGAGTAATGCAGGGTTTAAAGACACAAACTGTAAAGGTGATAAAGACAAAAGGATAG
- the guaB gene encoding IMP dehydrogenase → MATLINSPRKKTNSSRFFGEGLTFDDVLLMPAYSQVLPREVNIQSRLTKALTLNVPMLSAAMDTVTEANLAIGLAREGGIGMLHKNMSIERQAEQVRKVKRSESGLIVDPVTLHDDATIGDALRLMKENKIGGIPIIDNNRILVGILTNRDLRFETNKAIKVKEVMTTQNLITAPQGTDMKKAEKILRQYKIEKLPVVNKQGKLIGLITYRDILQIRNFPYAVKDGMGRLLAGAALGITKDLLERAEALQTVGVDVVTLDSAHGHTKGVIDSVKLLRKNFRDLQIIAGNIATAAGALALVAAGADAVKVGIGPGSICTTRIVAGAGVPQLTAIMEVAAALKPKGIPLIADGGIRYTGDMVKALAAGAGTVMMGSVFAGVEESPGDTIIYEGRKFKEYRGMGSIGAMQQGSSDRYFQDVEDGIKKLVPEGIEGRVAYKGYLSEVVAQFVGGLRAGMGYCGAKDINALQQSTFVKITNAGMRESHAHDIEITKEAPNYSRS, encoded by the coding sequence ATGGCAACACTAATTAATTCCCCACGTAAGAAGACGAACAGTTCAAGATTTTTTGGAGAAGGGCTCACCTTCGATGATGTATTGCTGATGCCCGCATACAGCCAGGTCTTACCAAGAGAAGTAAATATTCAGTCACGTTTAACAAAAGCGCTCACACTTAATGTGCCCATGCTCTCTGCAGCCATGGATACGGTAACTGAAGCAAACCTTGCAATAGGTCTTGCGAGAGAAGGCGGTATCGGTATGCTGCACAAGAACATGAGTATTGAAAGACAGGCAGAGCAGGTACGTAAAGTAAAAAGAAGTGAAAGCGGACTTATTGTTGACCCTGTAACACTGCATGATGATGCTACTATTGGTGATGCACTGCGGCTGATGAAAGAAAATAAAATTGGTGGTATTCCTATTATTGACAATAACAGGATACTGGTTGGGATCCTTACCAACCGCGACCTGCGTTTTGAGACCAATAAGGCCATCAAAGTAAAAGAGGTAATGACCACCCAGAACCTTATTACTGCACCACAGGGAACAGATATGAAGAAGGCAGAAAAAATTCTGCGCCAGTATAAAATTGAAAAACTGCCCGTGGTAAATAAACAGGGCAAACTCATTGGTCTTATTACGTACCGGGATATTTTACAGATCCGTAATTTTCCTTATGCCGTTAAAGATGGTATGGGAAGATTATTGGCAGGTGCAGCACTTGGCATTACCAAAGATCTTTTGGAAAGAGCAGAGGCATTGCAAACAGTAGGTGTGGATGTTGTAACACTCGATAGTGCGCATGGTCATACGAAAGGTGTAATTGATTCTGTAAAACTCTTAAGAAAAAATTTCAGAGACCTGCAGATCATTGCAGGTAATATTGCTACGGCGGCAGGTGCATTGGCATTGGTTGCGGCAGGTGCAGACGCTGTAAAAGTTGGTATTGGTCCGGGTTCTATTTGCACCACCCGTATTGTAGCAGGAGCAGGTGTACCGCAGCTTACAGCCATTATGGAAGTTGCTGCAGCATTGAAACCGAAAGGCATTCCGCTGATTGCTGATGGTGGAATTCGTTATACCGGTGATATGGTAAAAGCACTGGCAGCAGGTGCAGGCACCGTAATGATGGGTAGTGTATTTGCAGGCGTGGAAGAAAGCCCTGGTGATACCATTATTTACGAAGGGCGCAAATTCAAGGAATACCGCGGTATGGGCAGTATTGGTGCCATGCAGCAGGGTAGCAGCGACCGTTATTTCCAGGATGTGGAAGATGGCATCAAGAAACTTGTTCCCGAAGGCATCGAGGGCCGTGTGGCATACAAAGGTTATCTAAGTGAGGTGGTGGCGCAGTTTGTTGGCGGTCTGCGTGCAGGTATGGGTTATTGCGGTGCAAAAGATATCAATGCATTACAGCAATCCACTTTTGTAAAGATCACCAATGCAGGTATGCGTGAAAGCCATGCACATGATATTGAGATCACAAAAGAAGCACCTAATTACAGCAGGAGCTAG
- a CDS encoding acyl-CoA-binding protein: MELQQLFEQAVINSKMLGDKPSNEVLLQLYSLYKQSTEGDVTDDKAPSNAFDFVGKAKFNAWSELKGKSKEEAMKAYVDLVEKLKG, from the coding sequence ATGGAATTACAACAATTATTTGAACAGGCAGTTATCAACAGTAAAATGCTTGGTGATAAACCTTCCAATGAAGTATTGCTGCAATTATATTCTTTGTACAAACAATCCACCGAAGGTGATGTAACAGATGATAAAGCGCCTTCAAATGCATTTGATTTTGTAGGTAAGGCAAAGTTCAATGCATGGAGCGAACTGAAGGGTAAATCAAAAGAAGAGGCGATGAAAGCTTATGTTGATCTTGTTGAGAAGCTAAAGGGATAA
- a CDS encoding dihydroneopterin aldolase, with product MLTIELTGLRFHAFHGLYKEEKKIGGDYEVNVTIQHLPKKLPVVHIDETIDYTVVYNLINELMQKPEPLLETVASLIASEILRKFSHAETVSVSVTKLNPPIIAFQGSVGVKCVLNRESEK from the coding sequence ATGCTTACAATTGAATTAACAGGATTACGTTTTCATGCTTTTCATGGTTTGTATAAAGAAGAAAAAAAGATCGGTGGCGATTATGAAGTAAATGTAACTATCCAGCACCTGCCCAAAAAATTACCTGTTGTACATATAGATGAGACAATAGATTACACCGTTGTATACAATCTTATCAATGAATTGATGCAAAAGCCTGAGCCGTTACTGGAAACAGTTGCCAGTCTTATTGCTTCAGAAATTTTGAGGAAATTTTCACATGCAGAAACGGTAAGTGTAAGCGTTACCAAGTTAAATCCGCCTATCATTGCATTCCAGGGAAGTGTTGGTGTGAAGTGTGTGTTGAATCGTGAGAGTGAGAAGTGA
- a CDS encoding FAD-binding protein, translating to MKKRTFLKLTSALMTAPIILPLVSWLPGDKLKNWAGNLTYSTDKVYYPASVTEVQELVKKYDKLKVLGTRHCFNDIADSKDNLVSTKQLNKIISLEEDAKTVTVEAGIKYGELAPYLDSKGFALHNLASLPHISVAGAITTATHGSGVKNGNLSTAVAAIEFVSADGTLHNLSKTKDGERFNAAVVGLGAIGVLTKVTLNLVPTFTMRQYVYEQLPMAVLNEHFEEIVAAGYSVSLFTDWQSGNINEVWIKTKDGDEMKFDPKADFFGAKAATKNMHPIAALSAENCTEQMGVSGPWYERLPHFKMGFTPSSGVELQAEYFIPKQHAVEAIFAIAKLGKEIGPHLFITEIRTMAADDLWMSPCYKQDSVTIHFTLKQEIPEVMNLLPVIEKALEPFKAKPHWGKLFTHTHAQLANRHKKMHAFVGTLKDYDPKGKFRNAFLDRNIYGV from the coding sequence ATGAAGAAAAGAACATTTTTAAAATTAACTTCTGCACTGATGACTGCTCCTATAATATTGCCGCTTGTATCGTGGCTGCCTGGTGATAAACTAAAGAACTGGGCAGGTAATCTTACCTATAGTACGGATAAAGTTTATTATCCTGCATCAGTTACCGAAGTACAGGAACTGGTGAAAAAATATGATAAACTGAAAGTGCTTGGCACACGTCATTGCTTTAACGATATCGCAGACAGCAAAGACAATCTTGTTTCCACCAAACAATTAAATAAGATCATATCGCTTGAGGAAGATGCAAAAACGGTAACAGTGGAAGCCGGTATAAAATACGGTGAGCTTGCTCCATACCTTGACAGCAAAGGTTTTGCGCTGCACAATCTTGCATCGCTGCCACATATTTCTGTGGCAGGTGCCATTACAACTGCAACGCATGGCTCTGGTGTAAAGAATGGTAATCTTTCTACCGCTGTTGCTGCTATAGAATTTGTAAGTGCGGATGGAACATTACATAATCTGTCTAAGACAAAAGATGGTGAAAGATTTAATGCGGCTGTTGTTGGTCTTGGTGCAATTGGCGTACTCACAAAAGTTACCCTGAACCTTGTGCCCACATTTACCATGCGGCAATATGTGTATGAACAATTGCCCATGGCTGTATTAAATGAACATTTTGAAGAGATCGTTGCTGCAGGTTACAGTGTAAGTCTTTTTACAGATTGGCAATCAGGAAATATAAATGAAGTATGGATCAAAACAAAAGATGGTGATGAAATGAAGTTTGATCCTAAAGCTGATTTCTTTGGTGCTAAAGCAGCTACAAAAAATATGCATCCTATTGCTGCATTATCTGCCGAGAATTGTACTGAACAAATGGGTGTTTCCGGGCCATGGTATGAAAGACTGCCTCATTTTAAAATGGGTTTTACACCAAGCAGTGGTGTAGAATTGCAGGCTGAATATTTTATTCCTAAACAACATGCAGTAGAAGCCATTTTTGCAATTGCAAAGCTTGGTAAAGAAATAGGACCGCATCTTTTTATTACCGAGATCCGTACTATGGCAGCAGATGATCTTTGGATGAGCCCCTGTTATAAACAGGATTCCGTTACTATACATTTTACTTTAAAGCAGGAAATTCCTGAAGTAATGAATTTGTTACCGGTTATTGAAAAAGCATTAGAGCCTTTCAAAGCTAAACCCCATTGGGGTAAGTTGTTTACGCATACGCATGCGCAACTTGCAAACCGTCATAAAAAAATGCATGCATTTGTTGGAACATTGAAAGATTATGACCCCAAAGGAAAATTCAGGAATGCATTTCTGGACAGGAATATTTATGGTGTATAA
- the trxB gene encoding thioredoxin-disulfide reductase encodes MENAATEKVHCLIIGSGPAGYTAAIYAARANMHPVLYQGIQPGGQLTITTEVENYPGYADGVQGPEMMVHFEKQAMRMGTDVRYGIATAVDFTGPVHKVQIDEEKWIEADAVIISTGASAKWLGLESEQRLNGYGVSACAVCDGFFFRGKEVAIVGAGDTACEEALYLSKLATNVHMIVRKDEHGMRASKVMQDRVKATPNIKVYWNSETLEVVGETKTEGVRIKNNKTGEEQTIPVSAFFVAIGHEPNSGIFKPWIDMDEAGYIKTIPGTSKTNIEGVFAAGDVQDKIYRQAVTAAGSGCMAALDAERYLSAKGVV; translated from the coding sequence ATGGAAAATGCTGCAACAGAAAAAGTTCATTGTTTGATTATAGGCTCAGGGCCTGCAGGTTATACTGCAGCTATCTATGCTGCAAGAGCAAACATGCACCCGGTTTTATACCAGGGTATCCAGCCCGGCGGGCAATTAACGATAACAACAGAAGTGGAAAATTATCCCGGCTATGCTGATGGTGTGCAAGGGCCCGAAATGATGGTGCACTTTGAAAAGCAGGCTATGCGCATGGGTACAGATGTGCGTTATGGTATTGCAACGGCTGTTGATTTTACAGGCCCTGTACATAAAGTACAGATAGATGAAGAGAAATGGATAGAAGCTGATGCCGTAATTATTTCAACAGGCGCCTCTGCAAAATGGCTTGGCCTGGAAAGTGAGCAACGTTTAAATGGTTATGGCGTTAGTGCCTGTGCTGTTTGCGATGGTTTCTTTTTTCGGGGTAAAGAAGTTGCTATTGTTGGTGCAGGTGATACTGCTTGTGAAGAAGCATTGTATCTTTCAAAACTTGCAACCAATGTGCACATGATCGTTCGCAAAGATGAACATGGCATGCGTGCCAGTAAAGTAATGCAGGATCGTGTAAAGGCAACACCGAACATAAAAGTTTACTGGAATTCGGAAACGCTGGAAGTGGTTGGTGAAACAAAAACGGAAGGTGTACGTATAAAGAACAATAAGACAGGAGAAGAGCAAACAATTCCTGTAAGCGCATTCTTTGTTGCCATTGGTCATGAACCCAACAGTGGCATCTTTAAACCGTGGATAGATATGGATGAAGCCGGATATATAAAAACAATACCAGGCACCTCCAAAACAAATATTGAAGGTGTATTTGCGGCAGGAGATGTGCAGGATAAAATTTATCGCCAGGCGGTAACCGCCGCGGGCAGTGGTTGTATGGCTGCTTTGGATGCAGAAAGATATTTAAGCGCCAAAGGCGTAGTATAA
- a CDS encoding DUF4249 domain-containing protein, with the protein MKYILVAAVCTVLCSCEKEIKLDVQNQPAKLVVDASIENNNVPVVALSNSLNYFSSISAKELSNSFVHDAVVTVSDGTITAKLKEYSFTDTSGFTVYYYSVDSADLSSIIVGAFERQYKLGITTKDGQTYTSTTTIPALTKKVDSLWWKPISFTDDTTLCALVAKATDPSGLGNYIRYFTKVNSGRFLPGLNSVFDDQVVDGITYTLQFDAGWDKNSLENPASTDDYGFVRRGDTVTLKYCNIDKATYTFWSTWEFAWQSYGNPFSSPGKVLGNISNGALGAFSGYAAQYKTIIIPK; encoded by the coding sequence ATGAAATATATTTTAGTTGCCGCAGTATGTACGGTACTGTGTTCCTGTGAAAAAGAGATCAAACTTGACGTGCAGAACCAGCCTGCAAAACTGGTGGTTGATGCAAGCATAGAAAACAATAACGTGCCGGTAGTGGCATTGTCAAACTCCCTCAATTATTTTAGTTCCATTTCAGCAAAAGAACTTTCTAATTCATTTGTGCATGATGCCGTGGTAACAGTAAGTGATGGCACTATAACAGCAAAATTGAAAGAATACAGTTTTACTGATACAAGTGGTTTTACGGTATATTATTATAGTGTAGATAGTGCTGATCTTTCTTCCATTATAGTGGGGGCATTTGAAAGACAATACAAGCTTGGTATTACTACAAAAGACGGGCAAACATATACATCCACTACTACTATACCTGCACTTACAAAAAAGGTGGATTCTTTGTGGTGGAAACCTATATCTTTTACAGATGATACAACGCTTTGCGCTTTAGTGGCAAAAGCTACAGATCCTTCCGGTCTTGGGAATTACATACGCTATTTTACAAAAGTAAATAGTGGCCGTTTTTTGCCAGGGCTTAACTCTGTTTTCGATGACCAGGTGGTAGATGGTATTACATATACACTACAGTTTGATGCAGGCTGGGATAAGAACAGCCTTGAAAATCCTGCTTCCACAGATGATTATGGTTTTGTAAGAAGAGGCGATACGGTAACGCTTAAATACTGCAATATAGATAAGGCCACTTATACATTCTGGAGCACCTGGGAGTTTGCCTGGCAGAGTTATGGCAACCCTTTTTCTTCGCCCGGCAAGGTATTGGGCAACATCAGTAATGGGGCATTAGGCGCTTTCAGCGGTTACGCGGCACAATACAAAACCATCATTATCCCCAAATAA
- the cysK gene encoding cysteine synthase A, with the protein MKANNILETIGNTPHVRINKLYPSNIEVWSKLERANPGGSIKDRIALSMIEDAEQKGILKKDSVIIEPTSGNTGIGLAIVAAVKGYKLVLVMPESMSVERRRLMSVYGATFELTPREKGMKGAIEKAKELIATTPNSWMPQQFDNPANIDVHVKTTAQEILADFPDGVDFLITGVGTGGHITGVGEVLKQKFPKLKVFAVEPELSPVLSGGAPGPHPIQGIGTGFVPNNLHVSVLDGVIQVSKDEAFAYSQRAAKEEGIFQGISSGATMAALAKKLPDIPAGSKVLIFNYDTGERYLSIDGLFA; encoded by the coding sequence ATGAAAGCAAACAACATTTTAGAAACGATTGGCAACACGCCGCATGTACGTATTAATAAATTATATCCATCAAACATTGAAGTATGGAGTAAACTGGAAAGGGCTAACCCCGGTGGAAGTATTAAAGACCGTATTGCATTATCCATGATCGAAGATGCAGAACAAAAAGGCATACTAAAAAAAGACAGCGTAATTATTGAGCCAACATCTGGTAACACAGGTATCGGCCTGGCAATAGTTGCAGCAGTTAAAGGTTATAAACTGGTATTGGTAATGCCCGAAAGCATGAGTGTGGAGCGCAGAAGATTGATGAGTGTTTATGGTGCAACATTCGAACTTACGCCACGCGAAAAAGGCATGAAAGGCGCTATTGAAAAAGCAAAAGAACTGATTGCCACTACACCCAATTCATGGATGCCGCAACAGTTCGATAATCCTGCAAATATTGATGTGCACGTAAAAACAACTGCGCAGGAAATACTCGCAGATTTTCCGGATGGCGTTGATTTTTTAATTACCGGCGTTGGTACAGGTGGCCATATAACCGGTGTAGGCGAAGTATTGAAACAAAAATTTCCTAAACTTAAAGTGTTTGCAGTAGAGCCGGAATTATCACCTGTACTGAGTGGTGGTGCGCCGGGGCCGCATCCCATACAAGGTATTGGTACCGGGTTTGTGCCGAACAATTTGCATGTTTCTGTGTTAGATGGAGTGATACAGGTTAGTAAGGATGAAGCATTTGCTTATTCACAAAGAGCTGCAAAAGAAGAAGGTATTTTCCAGGGTATTTCAAGCGGTGCTACTATGGCCGCGCTTGCAAAAAAATTACCAGACATTCCTGCAGGCAGTAAAGTGCTCATCTTTAATTACGATACCGGCGAAAGATATTTAAGTATTGATGGACTCTTCGCGTAA